The Pristis pectinata isolate sPriPec2 chromosome 41, sPriPec2.1.pri, whole genome shotgun sequence genome window below encodes:
- the LOC127566455 gene encoding uncharacterized protein LOC127566455 has protein sequence MSELLTQCGDYQLFRLSNFYRERLKPAIEEGVEGLSFMLRDGQHFSGQEHEKVTELVEKGNRIDGSKLFFSLVMEKGSQARRVMWESFVKMRNKLPKLDKILNEIQELGPDPYEYMDIGRDLCDLCAQLKDIQQKHKETLRAQTETLRMNTILMREKVKVFQLVDRYAELTVISTVRDRRLVEHELLARGRDHEEWREKNLRGELEKIRTDQLFQSSFSRSKSKFVSSSAVAGVPGIGKTEDWCRRLFMTGPRGKYTNTSNLSSASNSGT, from the exons ATGTCTGAGCTCCTGACACAGTGCGGGGATTACCAACTGTTCCGGTTGTCAAACTTCTACCGGGAGAGACTGAAACCTGCGATTGAAGAAGGGGTTGAAGGGCTCAGCTTTATGTTGAGAGATGGGCAACATTTCAGTGGACAGGAACATGAG AAAGTCACCGAGCTCGTGGAGAAGGGAAACCGGATAGACGGTTCCAAACTCTTCTTCAGTCTGGTTATGGAGAAGGGATCCCAGGCCCGGAGAGTGATGTGGGAATCCTTTGTGAAAATGCGGAATAAGTTACCAAAGTTGGACAAAATACTGAATGAAATCCAGGAGCTCG GTCCTGATCCATATGAATACATGGACATCGGCCGAGATTTATGTGATTTATGCGCACAGCTGAAGG ATATTCAGCAGAAACACAAGGAGACTCTTCGGGCACAAACTGAAACACTGAGAATGAACACAatcctgatgagggagaaggtgaaggttttccagctggttgatcgatacgcTGAGCTCACGGTCATTTCTACTGTTCGAGATCGGAGACTTGTGGAACATGAACTGCTGGCAAGAGGCCGGGACCATGaggaatggagagagaagaatCTCCGGGGAGAGCTGGAAAAAATCCGCACTGATCAATTGTTCCAGAGCAGCTTTTCCCGGAGTAAATCCAAATTTGTGAGTTCGTCAGCAGTGGCCGGAGTCCCGGGGATCGGAAAAACAGAAGATTGGTGCAGAAGATTGTTTATGACTGGGCCACGGGGAAAATATACCAACACTTCCAATTTGTCTTCAGCTTCAAATTCCGGGACTTAA
- the LOC127566453 gene encoding NLR family CARD domain-containing protein 3-like, whose product MSYNPSYCWILGLALGLFFTERHRNPQRVPKTITQLYSYYIYNIVKNHSREIENPRDVFLNVGQMVFTGVSKKKIVFTDGDLIKYNLQPSQFLSGFLMELLEREDCGRSVVYTFPHLTIQEFVAALAQFKTPDRRYILKLLTEAHSTTDGRFEVFLRFVAGLSSSGSVRGLEEFLGPFPHQTTCRVVDWVKEEIKRQIGNIGSKAGKRSLLNTLHYLFESQNRGLTQATLGSVETLSFCGLRLTPIDCAVLFHVIGLCDTMKRLDLRGCFIHCEGLQRLGPALHNCRELGLENNDLGDSGLKLVSAAMRDPECNIQRLGLGVNRLTDSGAEDLASALSTNRSLTELDLSGNKLGDSGVKLVSATLMEPGCKIQTLRLGDVGLTDSGAEDIVSALSTKRSLTGLGLGSNSLTN is encoded by the exons atgagctacaacccctcctactgctggatcctcGGTCTGGCACTGGGTCTGTTTTTCACAGAAAGACACAGGAACCCGCAGCgagttcccaagaccatcacccaattatattcctactatatttacaacatcGTGAAAAACCACAGTCGTGAGATTGAAAACCCCCGTGATGTGTTTCTGAATGTTGGTCAGATGGTCTTCACAGGAGTGTCCAAGaagaagattgtgtttacagatggagatttgatcaagtacaatctgcagccttcccagttcctgtccgggttcttgatggaacttttggagagagaggattgtggccggagcgtggtgtacacattcccacacctcaccatccaagagtttgtagcCGCACTCGCACAATTCAAGACTCCAGATCGGAGGTATATCCTgaaactcctcactgaagcccacagcaCGACGGACGGGCGATTTGAGGTGTTTCTCCGTTTTGTTGCCGGTCTCTCCTCCTCAGGGTCAGTTCGGGGACTGGAGGAGTTTCTGGGTCCATTTCCCCATCAAACAACCTGCCGAGTGGTTGActgggtgaaggaggagattAAACGTCAGATTGGAAATATAGGGAGTAAAGCTGGTAAAAGGAGCCTCCTGAACACACTGCATTACCTGTTTGAGTCTCAGAACCGTGGACTGACTCAGGCCACACTGGGATCTGTGGAAACACTTTCATTCTGTGGATTGCGACTGACCCCGATTGACTGCGCCGTCCTGTTTCATGTCATTGGGCTCTGTGATACAATGAAACGCCTCGATCTGCGGGGCTGCTTCATTCATTGTGAAGGGCTCCAGCGGCTGGGACCGGCGCTGCACAATTGCAGGGAATTAGG ACTGGAGAACAACGACCTGGGAGATTCTGGACtgaaactggtgtctgcggcTATGAGGGACCCAGAGTGTAACATACAGAGACTGGG gctgGGGGTGAACCGTCTCACAGATTCTGGTGCCGAGGATCTCGCGTCCGCTCTCAGTACAAACCGCTCACTGACGGAGCTGGACCTGAGTGGTAATAAACTGGGAGAttcgggagtgaaactggtgtctgcgaCACTGATGGAGCCGGGCTGTAAAATACAGACACTGCG gctgGGGGATGTCGGTCTCACAGATTCTGGTGCCGAGGATATCGTCTCCGCTCTCAGTACGAAACGCTCACTAACAGGGCTGGGCCTGGGATCAAATTCCCTCACAAACTGA